One part of the Equus asinus isolate D_3611 breed Donkey chromosome 6, EquAss-T2T_v2, whole genome shotgun sequence genome encodes these proteins:
- the LOC106838533 gene encoding MAL-like protein isoform X2: MASRDPPPATTYAPTDVPSGVALFLTIPYAFFLPELVFGCWVWVLVAAAQVAQPLLQGWVMYVSLTSFLTSFMFLLSYLLGFYKKYESWKVLDSLYHGTTAILYMSAAVLQVHATIVSETQNLTNYFINTTASLFAFITTLLYILHAFSNYYH, from the exons ATGGCCTCCCGGGACCCGCCGCCCGCCACCACCTACGCCCCGACCGACGTGCCTTCGGGGGTCGCGCTGTTCCTCACCATCCCCTACGCTTTCTTCTTGCCTGAGTTG GTGTTCGGGTGCTGGGTCTGGGTCCTGGTGGCCGCCGCTCAGGTAGCACAGCCGTTGCTGCAAGGATGGGTGATGTACGTCTCGCTCACCTCGTTCCTCACCTCCTTCATGTTCCTGTTGTCTTACTTGCTTGGATTTTACAAAAAATATGAGTCCTGGAAAGTCCTG GACAGCCTGTACCACGGGACCACCGCCATCCTGTACATGAGTGCGGCCGTCTTGCAGGTGCACGCCACGATCGTCTCTGAGACCCAGAACTTGACCAACTACTTCATCAACACCACAGCCTCA ctctttgcctTTATCACCACCCTGCTGTACATTCTCCACGCCTTCAGCAACTATTACCACTGA
- the LOC106838533 gene encoding MAL-like protein isoform X1, with amino-acid sequence MTCSAGSSCGWSSGQRYCSWSGPDKTWALTGGQGDRAGNFLLTLKPQRENSCSVSQDIMAWCLEVFGCWVWVLVAAAQVAQPLLQGWVMYVSLTSFLTSFMFLLSYLLGFYKKYESWKVLDSLYHGTTAILYMSAAVLQVHATIVSETQNLTNYFINTTASLFAFITTLLYILHAFSNYYH; translated from the exons ATGACTTGTTCTGCTGGGAGCAGTTGTGGATGGAGCTCTGGCCAGCGCTATTGTTCCTGGAGTGGACCGGATAAGACGTGGGCCCTCACCGGAGGCCAAGGGGACCGGGCTGGCAATTTCCTGCTAACCTTAAAGCCACAGAGAGAAAATTCCTGCTCTGTGAGTCAGGACATCATGGCTTGGTGTTTGGAG GTGTTCGGGTGCTGGGTCTGGGTCCTGGTGGCCGCCGCTCAGGTAGCACAGCCGTTGCTGCAAGGATGGGTGATGTACGTCTCGCTCACCTCGTTCCTCACCTCCTTCATGTTCCTGTTGTCTTACTTGCTTGGATTTTACAAAAAATATGAGTCCTGGAAAGTCCTG GACAGCCTGTACCACGGGACCACCGCCATCCTGTACATGAGTGCGGCCGTCTTGCAGGTGCACGCCACGATCGTCTCTGAGACCCAGAACTTGACCAACTACTTCATCAACACCACAGCCTCA ctctttgcctTTATCACCACCCTGCTGTACATTCTCCACGCCTTCAGCAACTATTACCACTGA